The sequence GTTCAGGTTGAAATCGTGTTCTGCAATCTCGTCACTCGTCACCAGTTTCGCCAGCCGCGCCACGTCTTCGCCACCCAGAAAGGCGGCGCTCAGCGCGTCGATATGGGCATCGCGCAGGTAGTTCTGCGCCCGCCCTTCCTCATACTGTTCCGCGCCGTTCACGATCATCACCCGCCCTTTCATGTGGTCGGGCTTCTTCTTGCGCAGGAACAGGATCGCGGCGGGAATGCCCGCGCCGTAGAACAGGTTCGGCGCCAGACCGATCACGCCCTCGACCAGATCGTGTTCGATGAACGCCTTGCGGATTGCGCCCTCTGCGCCTGCGCGGAACAGCACCCCATGCGGCACGACGACCGCGAGTTTCCCGGTCTCGTTCAGACTTGCCAGCATGTGCTGGACGAATGCCAGATCGCCGTATGCCTTTGGCGGTGTGCCGTAGGTATCGCGACCATAGGGGTCGCCATTGCTCCAGACGCTGTGCCCCCATTCCTTGAGCGAGAAGGGCGGATTGGCGATCACCCGGTCAAAGCTGCGGATCGCGCCGCGTCCTTCGCCCACGGTATGTTTCGGTTCGCGCAGCGTGTCGCCCCGTCGCACATCCGCGTCGTCGATATCGTGAAGGAACAGGTTCATCTGGCAGATCGCCCAGGTGTTCAGGTTCCGCTCTTGCCCATAAAGGCTGAGCGAGCGGGCGTTCTTGCCCGACTGTTCCACCGCGCGATACGCCTCAAGCAACATGCCGCCGCTGCCGCAGGTTGGGTCATAGACGCTCATGCCCTCGTCAATCTCAAGGCAGCGCACCATGAGCCGGACGACCTCCTTGGGCGTGTAGAACTCGCCGCCCTTCTTGCCGCCATCGTCCGCGAACTGCTTGATCAGGTATTCGTAGGCGTTACCCAGCATGTCCGCATCAACGTTGCTGTTGCGCAGATCATAGCGTTCGAAGTGCTGAAGCAGCCGTTCCAGCATGGCGTCGCTGAACCGGTCCTTGTTATTGAAATCGACGCTCTGGAAGATGCCGCGCAGCTTCATGTTGGCGTCTTCAATCGCTTGGAAGGCGGCGTTCAGGTATTCGCCGATGTTGGTGGCGTGCTTGCGCACCGCCGACCAGCTGTGTTCCTGCGGCACGTCGAACCGGTGTTCTTCGGCGTCGGCTGCCAGTTCTTCGTCGTCGTATTCCGCCAGCTTCTGCTCGTACTCTTCCTGCCACACGTCGCTGAGGCGTTTGAAGAAGAGCAGACCGAAGATGTAGCTCTTGTACTCGCCGCTATCGATGCTGCCGCGCAGGATGTTCGCCGCGCCCCACAGATGCTGTTCGAGTTCTGATAGAGTGACCGGCAAGCTGCTTACCCCGTTCGTTTTTTTACGTTTTTCTCGCCCAACTTGGCACAGTGGCGATTTGAATGCCATCCTTAGAAGGATTGCGTCAGACACTCCGCAGGCGCCGCTGCGTCAACGCGGTCAGCCAGCCGAACCGGGTTGCGGGCTATGCCGAGTGGCGGCATATTTCGCGAGATCATCGTGCCGTTTGCTTGGCGCAAGGAAGGTGACGTTGCCCCCAAGTTTTATCCAGCGTGAAGCAGACTCCGGGTGGGGTATTCGTCCTGTTGAGCATGGAGGAAGGCAGGAGCTGGCGTGGAGATGGCCATCGAGCGCAGCGCCAGGTACCATCGTGGGGGTGAAGGTTGTGGCGTACTCGGCTGGAGTGACGCTCGGTGAAACGGCGAGTCGCAAGCGATGGCACGATTTACCCCCACAAGGCAATCCACCGAAACGCAGGCAAGTCTCTATAAGGGTCTTATAGAGGTATGCCCGCATTAATCATCGTTCCCCATGTCTTCTAACCGATTGTCTTTCATCAAGGAACAGCCCTGCAGCGCGCCTCATTGCGTCCGGATCGGCAAGGGCCGCTATTGTGCCTATCACCGCTCCCTGGTCCGCCATTATGGAGCACCTGTTGCGGGACCAGGCAAGCAGCTCCTAGCCGTCCATGAGCGCTACCTGAGGAAGGTTCTGGGGCCACACGTAGCGGCTGATGACGAGGCACAGGGACTGATCGGCAAGATCGCCGAGATGGCCTTCGGACCCCGCCCCATCCACTTCCAGGACACAAGGGGGCGCATCCGTAGGGCGGCCTATGAAGCCGCCGTGGGGCAGGTCGAGAGGATCCGGCAGTGTCACCCTGGGGAGAGCAACGGGCAATTGGCAGAGCGGTTCTGGTGGGCGTTCCTGGCGGTCCAGTTTGTCGAACTGAATGACGTCTTCCTGCACCGGGACCGGCACCACTTCTGGACTTCAGTCGTTCGTCTTCTGATCACCGACACTCACCGGAACAAGCCGTCCTCGCGCTACGCGGAGTATCTCCAGGCGCGGCTGAATGCACTTC comes from Stappia sp. 28M-7 and encodes:
- a CDS encoding class I SAM-dependent DNA methyltransferase — encoded protein: MAFKSPLCQVGREKRKKTNGVSSLPVTLSELEQHLWGAANILRGSIDSGEYKSYIFGLLFFKRLSDVWQEEYEQKLAEYDDEELAADAEEHRFDVPQEHSWSAVRKHATNIGEYLNAAFQAIEDANMKLRGIFQSVDFNNKDRFSDAMLERLLQHFERYDLRNSNVDADMLGNAYEYLIKQFADDGGKKGGEFYTPKEVVRLMVRCLEIDEGMSVYDPTCGSGGMLLEAYRAVEQSGKNARSLSLYGQERNLNTWAICQMNLFLHDIDDADVRRGDTLREPKHTVGEGRGAIRSFDRVIANPPFSLKEWGHSVWSNGDPYGRDTYGTPPKAYGDLAFVQHMLASLNETGKLAVVVPHGVLFRAGAEGAIRKAFIEHDLVEGVIGLAPNLFYGAGIPAAILFLRKKKPDHMKGRVMIVNGAEQYEEGRAQNYLRDAHIDALSAAFLGGEDVARLAKLVTSDEIAEHDFNLNITRYVNLGEEAEAIEVAEETQKLFDLIEERNAAEAKMNAFLRELGYVG